The Saprospiraceae bacterium genome includes a window with the following:
- a CDS encoding dihydroorotase, whose product MQNQKKIIKGALVINEGEAAYKDVLIVNERIESIAPIINIKGIHDEIDATGLWLIPGIIDDQVHFREPGLTHKANVASESKAAVAGGTTTFMEMPNTKPECLTQELLAAKYEIGRTTSYANYSFFMGVSNENYDEVMKTDPKNVCGVKIFMGSSTGNMLVDNPNILDKLFANVPMLIATHCEDENTIKTHYDSYKNKYGEENLQPYMHPLIRDAAGCYLSSSFAVELAQKHGTRLHILHISTAKELDLFRNDIPLSSKKITSEVCVHHMYFSNGDYVHKGNLIKCNPAIKTEADRDALMVALLDDRLDIVATDHAPHTWDEKQQSYAKAPSGLPFVQHSLNIMLDFYHQGKISKEKIVEKMCHAPAECFKVEDRGYLREGMYADMVLIDPKAIWTVKKENIHYKCGWSPLEGKTFKGKVIATFVNGTKVYNGHNGFKPLMGKRLTFLR is encoded by the coding sequence ATGCAAAATCAGAAAAAAATAATCAAAGGCGCACTGGTCATAAATGAAGGTGAAGCTGCTTACAAAGATGTACTTATAGTTAATGAAAGAATTGAAAGTATTGCTCCTATCATAAACATCAAGGGCATTCATGATGAAATAGATGCCACAGGATTATGGTTGATTCCAGGTATCATTGATGATCAAGTACACTTCAGGGAGCCTGGTCTTACCCATAAAGCAAACGTAGCTTCTGAATCTAAAGCTGCTGTAGCTGGAGGCACAACTACATTTATGGAAATGCCAAATACTAAACCTGAATGTCTTACTCAAGAGTTACTTGCTGCAAAATATGAAATTGGCAGGACAACTTCTTATGCCAATTATTCCTTTTTTATGGGTGTCTCTAATGAGAACTATGATGAAGTGATGAAGACCGACCCGAAGAATGTATGTGGAGTTAAAATTTTTATGGGCTCAAGTACAGGCAATATGTTAGTAGACAACCCCAATATTCTGGATAAGTTATTTGCAAACGTACCTATGCTCATCGCAACTCACTGTGAAGATGAAAATACCATAAAAACACATTATGACAGCTACAAGAATAAATATGGTGAAGAAAATTTACAACCGTATATGCATCCTCTCATAAGAGATGCAGCAGGATGTTATTTGTCATCATCATTTGCTGTGGAACTGGCACAAAAACATGGAACTCGCCTTCATATTCTCCATATTTCCACTGCAAAAGAGTTGGACTTATTTCGAAACGACATTCCATTATCATCAAAAAAAATTACATCTGAAGTATGTGTCCATCACATGTATTTTTCCAATGGAGACTATGTACATAAAGGCAATCTGATAAAATGTAATCCTGCCATCAAAACAGAGGCAGACAGAGATGCTCTTATGGTTGCATTGCTTGATGATAGATTAGATATTGTAGCTACCGACCATGCACCTCACACATGGGATGAAAAGCAGCAATCGTATGCAAAAGCTCCCTCAGGACTTCCATTTGTTCAGCATAGCTTAAATATAATGCTGGATTTTTATCATCAGGGTAAGATAAGTAAAGAAAAAATTGTCGAAAAAATGTGCCATGCTCCAGCTGAATGTTTCAAAGTAGAGGACCGGGGATACCTAAGGGAAGGGATGTACGCGGATATGGTTCTGATTGACCCCAAGGCCATTTGGACCGTTAAAAAAGAAAATATACACTATAAATGTGGTTGGTCACCTCTTGAAGGAAAAACATTTAAAGGAAAAGTGATTGCTACATTTGTAAATGGAACTAAGGTTTACAATGGACATAACGGATTTAAACCATTAATGGGCAAACGTCTTACTTTCCTAAGGTAA
- the feoB gene encoding ferrous iron transport protein B has product MNNTNILKIGLAGNPNSGKSSLFNYLTGLNQQVSNFPGVTVDKKSGEYYFSDNKVAEIIDLPGTYSTFPNSTEEKIVINILTNKENKDFPDFIVFVADVTQLEKHLLFASQIKDLGIPMIFVLNMVDLLDAGPEAINTIPLKDYLQCPIIPISLRNNINLDVLKKSLSDYISKFEPRPVNETAFVPSAKVKDVVSDIYQTLQSPSHYHAKLIAHHYEWLDYISESDKLRIEKVVSRHHFEDIRSQVEEVMMRYNENAQIASKVVQKSKNTQLSLTDTIDRWVTHRFIGPFIFFLIMIFVFQAIFSWATYPMDKIEEGFAMASEFLDKILPESWFSGMLIHGLLPGLAGVLVFVPQIAILFLLISILEESGYMSRVVYMFDGLLQKFGMNGRSMVSLISSGACAIPAIMAARTISNTKERLITILVSPLISCSARLPVYAVLIGFVVPPEAVFGFLNLQGLVFMGLYLLGIIAALVSGLAFKYLIKSETSSFLMIELPHYKPPVWRNIAVNVKEKVLSFIAGAGQIIIVISLVLYFLASFGPGDNFINAEREASIISDSLGLTQEDEENLSASMKLEASYIGIAGKSMETLISPLGFDWKIGVALITSFAAREVFVGTMSTIYSLGSDSDEKTIRQKMADEIRPETGQKLYDRKTSIALIVFYVFALQCMSTLAVTKKETNTWKWPIIQFLFMGLLAYIGAFIAYRIF; this is encoded by the coding sequence ATGAATAATACAAATATACTTAAAATAGGCCTTGCCGGCAATCCTAACTCTGGAAAATCATCATTATTTAATTATCTCACTGGTCTAAATCAGCAAGTTTCTAATTTTCCCGGTGTAACTGTAGATAAAAAATCTGGTGAATATTATTTTAGTGATAATAAGGTAGCTGAAATCATCGACCTGCCCGGTACGTACAGCACTTTTCCTAATTCAACAGAAGAAAAGATTGTCATAAATATTCTGACTAACAAAGAGAACAAGGATTTTCCTGATTTTATCGTATTTGTGGCAGATGTTACTCAACTTGAAAAACATTTGCTGTTTGCAAGTCAGATTAAGGATTTGGGCATTCCAATGATTTTTGTTTTAAATATGGTAGATTTGCTCGATGCCGGACCTGAAGCAATTAATACAATACCTTTAAAAGATTATCTGCAATGCCCGATCATTCCCATATCTCTCAGAAACAATATAAATCTTGACGTATTAAAAAAGAGTTTGAGTGATTACATTTCAAAATTTGAGCCCCGACCTGTAAACGAAACAGCATTTGTTCCTTCAGCCAAAGTAAAGGATGTTGTTTCTGATATCTATCAGACATTGCAAAGCCCGAGTCATTATCATGCAAAACTTATTGCCCATCATTATGAGTGGTTGGACTATATCTCGGAGAGTGACAAATTGCGGATCGAAAAAGTAGTGAGTAGGCATCATTTTGAAGATATCAGATCACAAGTCGAAGAAGTGATGATGAGATACAATGAAAATGCACAGATTGCTTCAAAAGTAGTGCAAAAAAGTAAAAATACTCAGTTATCACTTACTGACACCATCGATAGATGGGTGACTCATAGGTTTATAGGGCCATTCATATTTTTTTTGATAATGATTTTTGTTTTTCAAGCCATTTTCAGTTGGGCGACGTACCCTATGGATAAGATTGAAGAGGGATTTGCCATGGCTTCAGAGTTTTTGGATAAAATATTGCCGGAATCCTGGTTTTCAGGTATGTTGATACATGGCTTGTTGCCGGGATTAGCAGGTGTGTTGGTTTTTGTACCACAGATAGCTATCCTCTTTTTACTTATCTCTATACTTGAGGAGTCTGGTTATATGAGTAGGGTAGTATATATGTTTGATGGCTTATTGCAGAAGTTTGGAATGAATGGCAGGAGTATGGTGTCCCTGATTTCGAGCGGAGCATGCGCTATACCTGCTATCATGGCTGCGCGAACTATCAGCAATACGAAAGAAAGATTGATTACTATCCTTGTGAGTCCTTTGATTAGTTGTTCGGCAAGATTGCCGGTTTATGCTGTACTGATCGGATTTGTTGTGCCACCTGAAGCAGTTTTTGGTTTTCTCAATTTACAAGGCTTAGTGTTTATGGGCTTGTATTTGCTGGGTATCATTGCGGCTTTGGTTTCGGGACTGGCCTTTAAGTACTTGATTAAATCAGAAACTTCTTCATTTTTGATGATAGAATTGCCACATTACAAACCACCCGTATGGAGAAATATTGCGGTCAATGTCAAAGAAAAAGTGCTGTCATTTATAGCAGGAGCCGGACAGATCATTATTGTCATATCATTGGTTTTATATTTTTTAGCGAGTTTTGGTCCCGGTGACAATTTTATAAATGCAGAAAGAGAGGCTTCCATCATTTCGGATTCTTTAGGATTGACACAGGAAGATGAAGAAAATCTATCGGCATCTATGAAATTAGAAGCTTCCTATATTGGTATTGCCGGAAAATCTATGGAAACTTTGATTTCTCCCTTAGGATTTGATTGGAAAATCGGGGTGGCTTTGATTACTTCTTTTGCTGCCAGAGAAGTATTTGTTGGAACAATGTCCACTATCTACAGTCTGGGAAGTGATAGCGATGAAAAAACCATCAGGCAGAAAATGGCAGATGAAATCAGACCTGAAACAGGACAAAAACTCTATGACAGGAAGACTTCTATTGCACTGATTGTATTTTATGTTTTTGCCTTGCAATGTATGAGTACACTGGCAGTGACAAAAAAAGAAACCAATACATGGAAATGGCCAATTATTCAATTTTTATTTATGGGCTTATTGGCATATATTGGAGCGTTTATTGCATATCGGATTTTCTGA
- the dnaB gene encoding replicative DNA helicase: MAEFQNTLKAISGRLTPSKSDSELIYGRVQPQAIPLEEAVLGAIMIDKDGFPSIIEILRKESFYLDKNQLIFGVMSDLFGKSQPIDLLTVHEALKQSGQLDTVGGINYLMELTNKVGSAANIEFHARIIAQKFIQRELIRVSTQVIHDSFEDTKDVLELLDEAERGLYEITDQNLNTGYESLATLALKAQKEIEAVSQKGSETTGVTTGFLELDKMTNGWQSSDLIIMAARPGMGKTAFTLSLTKNAAESGKGVAFFSLEMANVQLVQRLISMEAEINSSKLRNGQLEEYEWRKLHAAVDKLSTLPIFIDDTPGLNIFELRAKCRRLKQNHDISMIVIDYLQLMAGAPNDKRGNREQEISSISRALKGLAKELHVPVIALSQLSRAVESRGGEKRPQLSDLRESGAIEQDADIVSFIYRPGYYGVGEGDLDTPSDLSEIIIAKHRNGGLGTVNLRFVPHFVKFEDPGSAGFSNDLNDVFNVNPFGSGGIITRPSKMNMESEGVPPAGSGNEELDIPF; encoded by the coding sequence ATGGCAGAATTTCAGAATACGCTCAAGGCAATATCAGGCAGGCTTACTCCATCAAAATCCGACTCGGAATTGATATACGGGAGAGTCCAGCCACAGGCTATTCCCTTGGAAGAGGCGGTTCTGGGCGCGATCATGATAGACAAAGATGGTTTTCCGTCTATCATTGAGATACTGCGTAAAGAAAGCTTCTACCTTGACAAAAATCAATTGATTTTTGGTGTAATGTCAGATTTATTTGGTAAGTCTCAGCCTATTGACTTATTAACAGTGCATGAAGCGCTAAAACAATCCGGTCAGTTGGACACCGTAGGCGGCATCAACTACCTGATGGAACTTACTAATAAGGTAGGTTCTGCAGCCAATATCGAATTTCATGCCAGGATTATTGCCCAGAAATTTATACAGCGTGAGCTCATAAGGGTTAGTACTCAGGTGATTCATGACTCTTTTGAAGATACAAAGGATGTACTGGAATTGCTCGATGAAGCCGAAAGAGGCCTATATGAAATTACAGATCAGAACCTCAATACCGGATACGAGTCTCTGGCTACCCTGGCACTGAAAGCTCAAAAAGAAATAGAGGCAGTAAGTCAAAAAGGATCTGAAACAACGGGTGTTACAACCGGATTTCTCGAACTTGATAAAATGACCAATGGATGGCAGTCATCTGACCTTATCATTATGGCTGCCCGACCTGGTATGGGTAAAACGGCATTTACACTATCATTAACAAAAAATGCTGCTGAGTCAGGAAAAGGGGTTGCTTTTTTCTCTCTTGAAATGGCCAATGTACAATTGGTGCAGCGTCTCATATCTATGGAAGCGGAAATCAATTCTTCAAAATTGCGAAACGGGCAACTGGAAGAATATGAGTGGCGAAAACTTCATGCTGCTGTAGATAAACTTTCCACATTACCAATTTTTATTGACGATACTCCTGGTCTTAATATTTTTGAATTACGGGCCAAATGCCGAAGGTTGAAGCAGAATCATGACATCAGCATGATAGTGATTGACTACCTTCAATTGATGGCAGGCGCTCCAAATGATAAGCGCGGCAACCGAGAACAGGAGATTTCATCTATATCCAGAGCCTTAAAAGGTCTTGCTAAAGAATTGCATGTGCCTGTAATTGCACTTTCACAGTTATCAAGAGCTGTAGAAAGCAGAGGTGGAGAGAAGAGACCTCAGCTTTCCGACCTTAGAGAGTCAGGTGCAATAGAACAAGACGCTGATATTGTATCATTTATCTATAGACCAGGATACTATGGCGTAGGTGAAGGTGACCTTGATACACCATCCGATCTTTCAGAAATCATTATCGCAAAACATCGAAATGGTGGATTGGGAACTGTAAATTTGAGATTCGTGCCTCACTTTGTGAAATTTGAAGACCCGGGATCAGCAGGATTTTCAAATGATCTGAATGACGTCTTTAATGTAAATCCATTTGGCAGTGGAGGCATCATCACCAGACCTTCCAAAATGAATATGGAAAGTGAAGGTGTCCCTCCTGCGGGAAGTGGAAATGAAGAACTCGATATTCCATTTTGA
- a CDS encoding phosphoenolpyruvate carboxylase: MENKNNSFKKITDDRKFILHCYQEMLKRINEYEVLQLIENDAEFLLDLESSTLTSEKIIQSLSIYFQLMTMVEENAATQYRRKMENEKDISSIRGSWAETFQIWKDLGIAEDEMIQTISSVDIMPVLTAHPTESKRVTVIEIHRDLYLLLVQRENTSLSKMEQMANTEKIISLIERWWRTGEIHLEKPNITDERTNILHYLSKVFPSVVEKSDIQLKSSWKGIGFNTLKVSNPDFFPNIHFGSWVGGDRDGHPFVTPAITQETLILHRQEALKIIHQKLINLAAKLTISGISNPVPLALQEAITNHVSVLGEMGAKVLKRNLYEPWRQYVGLLAAKLENTISENVTDSNTRYKSSYALQEDLKFLRYILIEHGLSGIAQDLLFPVERTVKCFGFHLAKLDMRQNSSFHDKAISQILKTNGYADYDFENWNEDKRLQFLNTTLANNEFITDITITYGDEADNVLDCYRVVRHHINQYGSDGIGSFIVSMTRNLSDLLVVYLYMKETQLLNTDIKVVPLLETIHDLQSGPDILDQFLSHSITIQRAKRLSHRQEVMLGYSDSNKDGGTIASKWNLHTAEIMLSEIGRKHKTDVFFFHGTGGTISRGGGKYHRFLESMPVNTLNSHIKITVQGETVAQQFGNPLTATYNLNTIASGVARQTMFNKIGAVKSHFPNETMGFLAEKSFEHYRSLIEIPEFIHFYSNVTCIDVLERSKIGSRPARRTGKRSLNDLRAIPWVFSWNLSRLTITGWFGLGEALKKLKQEKPNEFIALKQAIHDWPFFRFLMIQTETNLILSNLEMMNLYAELESNKEQRDMFMKIILSDYNNGMTLIEELFDDSAQNRREGQYDNLKWRDQKLKILHQLHIKYLKEWRIIKDQNSLDSEKTLGRLLALINSISSGLKNTG; the protein is encoded by the coding sequence ATGGAAAACAAAAATAATTCTTTTAAAAAAATTACAGATGACAGGAAATTTATTTTACACTGTTATCAAGAGATGTTAAAACGAATCAACGAATATGAAGTGCTGCAATTGATAGAAAATGATGCCGAGTTTTTATTGGATTTGGAAAGTTCAACCTTAACAAGTGAAAAAATCATTCAGTCATTGAGTATATATTTTCAATTGATGACAATGGTTGAAGAGAATGCAGCAACTCAGTACAGAAGGAAAATGGAAAATGAAAAAGACATTTCTTCCATTAGGGGTTCATGGGCAGAAACCTTTCAAATTTGGAAAGACCTTGGTATAGCTGAAGACGAAATGATTCAAACCATATCATCAGTCGACATCATGCCGGTACTAACAGCGCATCCTACCGAATCAAAAAGAGTGACAGTCATAGAAATTCACAGAGATTTGTATCTGTTGCTGGTGCAAAGAGAAAATACTTCACTCAGCAAGATGGAACAAATGGCCAATACTGAAAAAATAATTTCCTTAATAGAGAGGTGGTGGAGAACAGGTGAAATTCATCTTGAGAAACCCAATATTACCGATGAAAGAACAAATATCCTGCATTATCTGAGTAAAGTTTTTCCATCTGTTGTTGAGAAAAGTGACATACAGTTAAAGAGTTCATGGAAAGGAATAGGATTTAATACATTAAAAGTTAGTAATCCTGATTTTTTTCCTAACATTCATTTTGGCAGTTGGGTAGGAGGCGACCGTGACGGTCATCCTTTTGTCACTCCTGCTATCACACAGGAAACGCTTATCTTGCATCGTCAGGAGGCATTAAAAATCATTCATCAGAAATTAATCAACCTTGCAGCAAAACTAACTATTTCGGGCATAAGTAATCCTGTGCCATTAGCATTACAGGAAGCAATCACAAATCATGTTTCTGTTTTAGGAGAAATGGGAGCAAAAGTCTTGAAAAGGAATCTCTATGAGCCCTGGAGACAATACGTGGGCTTATTGGCAGCAAAATTGGAGAATACTATATCCGAAAATGTTACTGATTCAAATACACGCTATAAGTCAAGTTATGCCTTGCAGGAGGACCTTAAATTCCTGAGATATATACTCATTGAGCATGGTTTAAGTGGAATAGCTCAGGATTTACTTTTTCCGGTAGAGAGAACGGTGAAGTGTTTCGGATTTCATTTAGCAAAATTGGATATGAGACAAAATAGTAGTTTTCATGACAAAGCCATCTCGCAGATCCTGAAAACCAACGGATATGCTGACTACGACTTTGAAAATTGGAATGAAGATAAGCGTCTGCAATTTTTGAACACCACCTTGGCCAATAATGAATTTATTACTGATATAACCATAACATATGGAGATGAAGCTGACAATGTCTTGGATTGTTATAGAGTTGTCAGGCATCATATCAATCAGTATGGGTCCGATGGTATAGGGTCTTTTATAGTAAGTATGACAAGAAATCTCAGTGACCTTCTCGTTGTTTACCTTTACATGAAAGAGACTCAACTCCTCAATACAGATATCAAAGTAGTACCATTGTTGGAAACTATTCACGATTTGCAAAGCGGACCTGACATTTTAGATCAATTTCTGAGTCATTCCATTACGATTCAAAGAGCAAAAAGATTGTCACACAGACAGGAAGTGATGTTGGGATATAGTGACAGCAATAAAGATGGCGGAACCATAGCCAGCAAATGGAATCTGCATACGGCGGAGATTATGCTTTCTGAAATCGGTAGAAAACATAAAACTGATGTTTTCTTTTTTCATGGTACAGGCGGTACGATCAGCAGAGGTGGTGGAAAATATCACCGTTTTTTGGAAAGTATGCCAGTAAATACTTTGAACAGTCATATAAAAATCACTGTTCAGGGTGAAACTGTGGCACAACAATTTGGAAATCCTCTTACAGCAACATACAATTTGAACACAATAGCATCCGGAGTAGCCCGTCAGACTATGTTCAATAAAATAGGAGCAGTTAAGAGTCATTTCCCAAATGAAACTATGGGATTTCTGGCCGAAAAGTCATTTGAACATTACAGAAGTTTGATAGAGATTCCGGAGTTTATCCATTTTTACAGCAATGTGACCTGTATAGATGTATTGGAAAGAAGTAAAATAGGTTCAAGGCCTGCAAGAAGAACCGGAAAAAGATCTTTAAATGATTTAAGGGCAATTCCCTGGGTATTCAGCTGGAATCTATCGAGGCTTACTATCACCGGTTGGTTTGGATTAGGCGAAGCCCTTAAAAAGTTGAAACAGGAAAAACCAAACGAGTTCATTGCTTTGAAACAAGCCATCCATGACTGGCCTTTTTTCAGATTTCTGATGATTCAGACAGAAACCAACCTTATCCTTTCCAATTTGGAAATGATGAATTTGTATGCAGAATTGGAAAGTAATAAAGAGCAAAGGGATATGTTTATGAAAATAATCCTTTCTGATTACAATAATGGTATGACATTAATTGAAGAATTATTTGATGATTCGGCTCAAAACAGACGAGAAGGCCAATACGATAATCTCAAATGGCGTGATCAGAAATTAAAAATCTTACACCAACTTCATATCAAATATCTTAAGGAATGGAGAATCATAAAAGATCAAAATTCTTTAGATTCCGAAAAAACCTTAGGCAGACTATTGGCTTTAATAAACTCTATTTCAAGTGGCTTGAAAAATACTGGATAA
- a CDS encoding ferrous iron transport protein A, with protein MVALSLLRPGQTGKILQIKDGVMACKILTHGIMPDKKITMIRRSPFGDAYYVKMENYHIGLRKKEADQIIVEPQI; from the coding sequence ATGGTTGCATTATCATTATTACGCCCTGGACAAACAGGAAAGATATTACAAATTAAGGATGGCGTCATGGCTTGCAAAATACTAACGCACGGTATCATGCCAGACAAAAAAATTACCATGATCAGACGATCACCTTTTGGTGATGCTTATTATGTCAAAATGGAAAATTATCATATTGGACTGAGAAAAAAGGAAGCAGACCAAATAATCGTGGAGCCGCAAATATGA
- a CDS encoding sulfatase-like hydrolase/transferase has translation MSQRYSALYFPLKLIFFYLVGLNLWRFVFLYHNDVQDKILPFFHGFRLDLSMACGAMLVSIVPWALYLFIGKNWLLIICKWVTIVIWLLISLVEFSSILIFPEWGTSLDARAISYLGNPAEAWASSRDFISWKVIVVSLLILFLGLKRLRHQFEYWQPVRSYYVQSIIFIVLAGPLLFLGVRGGWQKLPIKPSDAYYAKDMKNNFAAVNKVWYLLYSLTHQTQMKFVNTEADIDSFMKSYRSHDCHQNADSLSLLNKNIVFIIAEGWSADMVKYLGGKENITPNFDSLSNYSIRYYNAFSSGFRTDQGLMSILSGIPSIAGLNMPNHLDKVIRYPSIVKDFKKAGYKTSFVYGGDLNFSNLYNYLTLSGFDTIIRDRSFDSLFDITDWGVPDHIMIQKAIDLSNVEPQPFFSTILMMSSHAPFDIPIPNEFSVRSDIPGKYKASVRYSDHALGLYFNAIKSQPWFANTVFILTSDHGSTHSGYAGMDDHKRFRIPLIIYDPGQNLKTLPDSIASPAIIMTFHILWQKTLGLILKSTFLAEICFVLMKIDLPIGTLIIRLRTFP, from the coding sequence ATGTCTCAAAGATACTCCGCGCTTTACTTTCCTTTAAAGCTTATCTTTTTTTATCTGGTTGGGCTCAATCTGTGGAGATTTGTTTTTTTATACCACAATGATGTTCAGGATAAGATACTTCCTTTTTTTCACGGGTTCAGATTGGATCTATCTATGGCGTGTGGTGCTATGCTGGTATCAATAGTCCCTTGGGCATTGTATCTCTTCATAGGAAAAAACTGGTTGCTTATCATTTGTAAATGGGTCACAATTGTAATTTGGCTGTTAATATCTTTAGTAGAATTCAGTTCGATACTTATCTTTCCGGAATGGGGTACTTCACTGGATGCAAGAGCTATCAGCTATTTGGGCAACCCCGCTGAAGCCTGGGCATCTTCCAGGGATTTTATTTCATGGAAAGTGATTGTCGTCAGTTTGCTGATATTGTTTTTGGGTCTCAAAAGGCTGAGGCATCAGTTTGAATATTGGCAGCCGGTGAGGTCTTACTATGTGCAGTCCATCATTTTTATTGTATTGGCAGGACCATTATTATTTTTGGGAGTAAGAGGTGGCTGGCAAAAATTGCCTATCAAACCATCAGATGCCTATTATGCCAAAGATATGAAAAATAACTTTGCAGCTGTCAATAAAGTTTGGTATTTGCTATACAGTCTGACCCATCAGACACAAATGAAATTCGTGAATACAGAAGCCGATATTGATTCTTTCATGAAAAGCTACAGAAGCCATGATTGCCATCAGAATGCCGATTCGCTCTCATTATTGAATAAAAATATTGTCTTCATAATTGCAGAAGGGTGGTCTGCTGATATGGTAAAATATCTAGGCGGAAAAGAAAATATCACCCCAAACTTTGATTCCTTAAGTAATTATAGTATCAGGTATTATAATGCATTTAGCAGCGGCTTCAGGACAGATCAGGGTTTGATGAGTATATTATCAGGAATTCCTTCTATAGCGGGTCTGAATATGCCAAATCATCTTGATAAAGTGATCAGATACCCGAGCATAGTAAAAGATTTTAAAAAGGCAGGCTATAAAACATCTTTTGTATATGGAGGTGACTTAAACTTTTCAAATTTGTACAATTATCTGACTTTATCAGGATTTGACACCATCATCAGAGATCGGTCTTTTGATAGTTTATTTGATATCACAGACTGGGGAGTTCCTGACCATATCATGATTCAAAAAGCGATAGATTTGTCCAATGTTGAACCTCAACCATTTTTTTCCACCATTTTAATGATGAGTTCTCATGCTCCGTTTGATATCCCTATCCCAAACGAATTTTCTGTAAGATCAGATATTCCCGGGAAGTATAAGGCTTCAGTCAGATACAGTGATCATGCCTTGGGCCTGTACTTTAATGCCATAAAAAGCCAACCTTGGTTTGCCAATACTGTTTTTATCCTTACTTCCGATCATGGAAGTACTCATTCCGGGTATGCAGGCATGGATGACCATAAAAGGTTTAGAATACCACTCATCATTTATGATCCGGGACAAAATCTGAAAACACTGCCAGACTCCATTGCATCCCCTGCAATCATTATGACATTCCATATACTATGGCAAAAAACATTGGGTTTAATACTGAAAAGTACATTTTTGGCCGAAATTTGTTTTGTATTGATGAAAATCGATTTGCCTATTGGAACACTGATAATTCGGCTGCGTACTTTTCCATGA